The segment GAAAAAAGATCCGATCATACCTAAACCTTTTCTCAGTAAACCCGGTCTATTTTGCTTTCCTCGAATTCTGGAATAGGCCAGCTCTTCTAAAGGAGTTATTTCCGGTTTCCCTTTCTTCTTTTTAGATCCTTCCGGTTGTGCGGAAAACTCCGAAACGGGAGAAGAGTGATTCTCGTTTGCATGTCCGTGACCCGAGATTTTTCCTCCGAAATAGCTGGAGAGCATCGGTGCGATCGTCAACGCATCATAAAGAGAAATTAATAGGGCAAAGCAGACAGTAAGTCCGAATTCACGTAAGAATTGACCCACAACCCCGCTCACAAAGGCAATCGGTAAGAACACGGCGATCACCGTCATCGTTGTAGCAATGACGGCTAACGTTACCTCCTTCGTTCCATCGATGGATGCCAGACGAGCAGTCTTACCCATTTCTCTATGTCTGAAAATATTTTCACGAACGACGATGGCGTCGTCGATTAACAATCCGACGGCAAGGCTCAAAGCCAATAGGGTCATCACGTTCACCGTAAAACCGGCTACGGCCATGAGAATAAAAGCGCCTAACAACGAGTTCGGTAATGCAAGACCGGTAATGATCGTGGATCTAACGCTTCCTAAAAATAATAGCACTACCACGATCGTAAGGGCGATCCCGATTAGAATCGTTTCCTTAACGTCGTAAATATTATCGTCGATCATTATGGAGTTATCGTTTGCCATTGCGAGCTTCGGAGTTCCGTCTCTCTTGGCGAGTTCCTTATTTAATTCCCCGACTCTCTTCTTGACTTCTTGAGCTACTGCAACCGTATTCGCTCCGGATTGTTTATAAACCAGCAGAAAGATGGCTTTTTTTCCGTTAAAATAAGCTCTGGAAGTTTCGTCTTCCATAGTGTCTTTTACTTCGCCCAGTTGTCCGATTCTTACAGGAACTTCGTTACCGAATAAAGAGATCGGAGTGTCTCTAATTTCCTGAGGAGATTGAAACTCGTTAATCGTTCGATAGACTAATTCTTTGTCGGACTTACTTACTTTCCCGGCCGGAATATTCGTCCCGCCGGACGCTAGTCTATTGGAAACCACTGAGGCCGGAATCATATGCGCCTTCAATTTCGAGCGATCTAGCTCGACATGGATCTCCCTCTTACGACCTCCGTAAATGGTGATATTCCCGACGTCTTTCGCGGTCAGAAGATTTTGTTTAATCTCTTCGCTGGCGATGTCGAACAAAATCGCCTCCGGTAGATCCGCCTGCAAGGCGAGAATCAAAATCGGCTGATCAGCCGGATCGATCCTTCGAATGATCGGTTCTTTTGCATCGTCCGGAAGTTTCGGTTTTACCGCAGCAACCTTATCTCGAACCTGTTGCTCCGCGTATTTCACGTCGGTTTCCAGCGTGAATTCCACAACGACGGTTCCGGATCCTTCGCTACAAGCCGACTTAATCCGCTTTACGCCGGAGATCGTCGATAACTCGTCTTCGACCGGTTTTGCGATCAATGTCTCGATCTCGTTGGGGGCGGCTCCGGGATAAGGAACGGTTACCGTCACAACCGGGATCGTAACGTTAGGAAATAAATCCACTCCAAGCTTGTTCAAGGATAAATATCCCGTAACTAGAATGATGAGGACCGTACAGGTGATGAATATAGGTCGTTTAATCGACAGTTCTGCGAAATTCATCTTAAGTCTCCGATAGTTTGATTCAATACTTCCTCGGCGTCCATTCCATATTTTTGAAATAGAGTTCCCTTGGAGAGTTCGTATTGCACGAGCGCGGTATTATAATTTACTTTTGCTTGCATGAGTCCGTATCTAGCTTGGGCAACCAGATCCAACGCGTTCTTAACATTTACAGACGTAGTTCGTCCAAATCTGTAACGAGGTAGTATTCCCGTATAGAATTTCTCGGCTTGTTCAAGGTTCTTTTTAGACTCTACCAAAACATCGTACGTTATTCTAATTCTTTCCAAGCCTTGTCGAACATCAGTCTTAACTTGGTCCTTGGTCTGTTCTAGAAGAAGGTCTATTTTTTTATTTTGCGTTTGAGCGTTTTTAAATTCAGCTCTTGCAGTATCGTTTCCGATCGGAGTTTCCATTTTTATTTCTGCGGAGTTCTGAGTATACCGACCGACGCCCACCCCGTTAAAATCTTGCGGAAAATTTCGATCGTACTGTCTTGAATTGTAAGTCCCGCTTACATAAAGAGAAGGTAATAACCCGTTCCTTGCCACTTCCAAAGCGGAAATCGCATTTTGTTTCTGCAATAGCATGCTTCTAAAATCATACCGATGTAAAAACGCCTCGTCCAATTCCTGGGCTTCGCTTTTGGAAGGATCAAAACGCTCTTCCAAACTAGTCTCCAATTCAACCGGAGTCTCCGGATCTTTACCTAAAGATACCAAAAGGTCTCGACGCGTGCGGTCTCTTTCCAATTTTGTTTGTCTAAGTTGGTTTTCCGCAGCGATAAGCAATGCGTTCCATTGTCCCGATTCGTATTCCTCGGCGACACCCAGACGAATTTTAGAAGCGGTAATATCTTTTACGTTCTTTACACTCTTCGCTAAAAGCGCAGCGGTTCTCAAATTTTCTTCGGCTAAAGACAAATTCCAAAATGCGAGTATGGATTGAACTACCGTTCTAGATAATGTATTCATCGCATCCAAACGACGGACTGCCGAGCTGCGGCGACTCATATCCAAATTTCTTTTCTGTTGATAACCGAATACGTTTTTCAAAAGGTCCTGCTTCAAAGTAAAACCTATGCTCCCGAAATGGAGGCTGGGCTGTGCGAACTGTTGTGCAATTGTTCCTTGCTGCTCAGGACGCTTACCTGCGTCCGTTTCGTACCGGTTGTCGGCGACGGTGACACCCAATGTGGTCCCGCTCGTAAATGCTTTGGAAAGTCCTCCGGAAATCGTATTACTTGTAATATTCCGACCTTGTAATGTGTACTGTGGAAGGGGAAGGTTCACCGTATTTTGCGCGTTAGCGGTAACGTTTCCGATAAAATTATATTTACCGTTCTCCTTTTCCCAGTCGTACTCGGAGTTATCTAAATCTAATCTTGCAATCTTGGCTTGAACTGAATTTTCCATGGCGTATCGAATGAGTCTTGATGTGTTCCAAGTCTTTCCTTTCCCAAACTCGGATTCTTCGAGAGATTCGGGAAACAAGGAAAAACCCCAAAAAATAATCCCGACAGAAACTCCTCGGAACAAAAAGATTCTCTTAGAATTCCAATATTCTTTCATGCGACCTCAAAAGGAAACAATTTTAGTTTTCTATGTTTCCTTTGTTGGAAACAAAATTTGTATCTACTGTTTCCATGTCTACAAAAAATCAATCCTCTGGGCGGATATTTTATTTGATTTTAAGTCTCAATATCGAAATAAAAAAGGAATGAGCATTCGTGGCCTAAAACTTCCAGACCAGAC is part of the Leptospira broomii serovar Hurstbridge str. 5399 genome and harbors:
- a CDS encoding efflux RND transporter permease subunit, with the protein product MNFAELSIKRPIFITCTVLIILVTGYLSLNKLGVDLFPNVTIPVVTVTVPYPGAAPNEIETLIAKPVEDELSTISGVKRIKSACSEGSGTVVVEFTLETDVKYAEQQVRDKVAAVKPKLPDDAKEPIIRRIDPADQPILILALQADLPEAILFDIASEEIKQNLLTAKDVGNITIYGGRKREIHVELDRSKLKAHMIPASVVSNRLASGGTNIPAGKVSKSDKELVYRTINEFQSPQEIRDTPISLFGNEVPVRIGQLGEVKDTMEDETSRAYFNGKKAIFLLVYKQSGANTVAVAQEVKKRVGELNKELAKRDGTPKLAMANDNSIMIDDNIYDVKETILIGIALTIVVVLLFLGSVRSTIITGLALPNSLLGAFILMAVAGFTVNVMTLLALSLAVGLLIDDAIVVRENIFRHREMGKTARLASIDGTKEVTLAVIATTMTVIAVFLPIAFVSGVVGQFLREFGLTVCFALLISLYDALTIAPMLSSYFGGKISGHGHANENHSSPVSEFSAQPEGSKKKKGKPEITPLEELAYSRIRGKQNRPGLLRKGLGMIGSFFGALEKGLDSILSIFNIFQSWLEDRYASVLKFTLKRPILILSGAVLIFVASLMLTKYIPKTFLPAQDNGKFQVTLDMPPGTSVEKMAKVAKEVYANMALHKEILVVAMFNTNRTTTMFVEMVPSKQRKMNTSEFKDILRKELESFSYANPIVKDIDNVGGGQRPFTLVVSGQNGQAVENYAHKLFTRLRESKALLDVDTSYRAGAPEFRVVPDRNREVLLGVPGTVIGSELRTLVEGTTPAVYRENGVEYDIRVRLKEGQRDLKENFYNSFVPNFNNMMIPIQNVARAEETTGLATINRLNRNKSVEIYGDVNPEGPGMGGAMQEVTQITQSELPLPPGIRIGYTGQAENFKEMGTSMGIAMGLGVLFIYMVLASLYESFITPIAIMLVLPLALCGAFIALFLTQKSLDIFSMIGLIMLIGVATKNSILLVDFTNQLIQRGVEMREAIIEAGRERLRPILMTSFALIAGMLPIAIGLNEASKQRTSMGVAIIGGLISSTVLTLVVVPAAFSYIEKLNNFVRRNAPNPDA
- a CDS encoding TolC family protein, translated to MKEYWNSKRIFLFRGVSVGIIFWGFSLFPESLEESEFGKGKTWNTSRLIRYAMENSVQAKIARLDLDNSEYDWEKENGKYNFIGNVTANAQNTVNLPLPQYTLQGRNITSNTISGGLSKAFTSGTTLGVTVADNRYETDAGKRPEQQGTIAQQFAQPSLHFGSIGFTLKQDLLKNVFGYQQKRNLDMSRRSSAVRRLDAMNTLSRTVVQSILAFWNLSLAEENLRTAALLAKSVKNVKDITASKIRLGVAEEYESGQWNALLIAAENQLRQTKLERDRTRRDLLVSLGKDPETPVELETSLEERFDPSKSEAQELDEAFLHRYDFRSMLLQKQNAISALEVARNGLLPSLYVSGTYNSRQYDRNFPQDFNGVGVGRYTQNSAEIKMETPIGNDTARAEFKNAQTQNKKIDLLLEQTKDQVKTDVRQGLERIRITYDVLVESKKNLEQAEKFYTGILPRYRFGRTTSVNVKNALDLVAQARYGLMQAKVNYNTALVQYELSKGTLFQKYGMDAEEVLNQTIGDLR